In one window of Myxosarcina sp. GI1 DNA:
- a CDS encoding cell wall metabolism sensor histidine kinase WalK, producing MTDFKKIRTRIFLSNLLAFAIVITGFAGAVRFVFVRNLRQQLTERLTALGQGAAAGAELEEGELDLEAEFQERELLERRQALQVFDLRGHLLEQQGEDTTTLPFDSELTVQIQSQAPPVQAVTLPIFDSDNRQLIGYLRVSQSLKQFERTIRQLDYGFGFGALVALLLGCTGSTWLNRQVMQPIEESIKRLKQFTADASHELRSPLMVISTNTEVALTYPQGMRTSDEEKFQAIASATNQMSQLTEDLLLLARTDNIADFERKRLDLSVLLADLVHLYRVQARAKQIELKTEIASNLELIGDEAKLTRVFTNLIQNALQYTLEGGNIEIFANRHGRELRVTVTDTGIGIEREYLDKIFERLWRGDRSRSYVRAGSGLGLAIARAIVQNHGGVITVTSQIGVGSCFQVCLPATHTSVNST from the coding sequence TTGACTGACTTCAAAAAAATTAGAACTCGCATTTTTCTATCTAATTTATTAGCTTTTGCTATTGTTATCACTGGATTTGCAGGGGCTGTTAGATTTGTCTTCGTGCGAAACTTGAGACAACAACTAACAGAGCGACTGACTGCTTTGGGACAAGGCGCAGCAGCAGGTGCAGAACTTGAGGAGGGAGAGCTAGATTTAGAAGCAGAGTTTCAAGAACGAGAACTATTAGAACGCCGTCAAGCTTTACAGGTATTTGACCTTCGTGGTCATTTGCTCGAACAGCAAGGTGAAGATACGACAACTTTACCTTTCGACTCCGAGCTAACAGTGCAGATTCAGTCCCAAGCACCACCAGTTCAGGCGGTGACTTTACCCATTTTTGATAGTGATAATAGACAATTGATTGGCTATCTTCGTGTCAGTCAATCTCTCAAACAGTTCGAGCGAACCATTCGTCAATTAGATTACGGCTTTGGCTTTGGTGCGCTTGTGGCACTGCTTTTAGGTTGCACTGGGTCAACTTGGCTTAACCGACAGGTAATGCAGCCAATTGAGGAAAGTATCAAGCGTTTAAAACAGTTTACTGCCGATGCCTCTCACGAACTACGAAGTCCGCTAATGGTAATTAGTACTAATACCGAAGTTGCCTTAACTTATCCCCAAGGGATGCGAACCAGCGATGAAGAAAAATTTCAGGCGATCGCTTCTGCTACTAACCAAATGTCTCAGCTAACAGAAGATTTATTGCTGCTAGCCCGAACCGATAACATTGCCGATTTTGAGCGTAAGAGGCTCGATCTCTCGGTGTTACTAGCAGATTTAGTTCACCTGTATCGAGTTCAAGCACGAGCAAAGCAAATTGAACTTAAGACCGAAATTGCAAGTAATCTAGAGCTAATTGGGGATGAAGCCAAACTAACGCGAGTTTTTACTAATTTAATTCAAAACGCGCTTCAGTATACCTTAGAAGGTGGAAACATAGAAATTTTTGCCAATCGCCACGGTCGAGAGCTTCGAGTAACGGTGACAGATACGGGAATCGGTATCGAGCGCGAATATTTAGACAAGATTTTTGAGCGGTTGTGGCGCGGCGATCGCTCTCGTTCTTACGTTCGGGCTGGCTCTGGTTTGGGGTTAGCTATTGCCAGGGCGATCGTTCAAAATCACGGTGGCGTAATTACCGTTACCAGTCAGATTGGAGT
- a CDS encoding response regulator transcription factor: MRILLVEDDDRIAKPLAEGLKNEYHVVEIAGDGVEGWEYAQASAYDLILLDLMLPKLDGISLCKKLREAKSPALILMLTAKDTTDDKVIGLDAGADDYLVKPFKLKELAARIRALARRSPETQPPILSYGNLKLAPSTAEVTYGDNLLSLTPKEYLILEYFLRHPRQIITRAVILDRLWEFDNSSMEGTIKTHITNLRRKLKAAGGSGSEIETVYGIGYRLSSNKC; encoded by the coding sequence ATGCGAATTTTATTAGTAGAAGACGACGATCGCATTGCTAAACCCCTAGCAGAAGGTTTAAAAAACGAATATCACGTCGTTGAAATCGCTGGAGATGGCGTTGAGGGATGGGAGTACGCCCAGGCGAGCGCTTACGATCTAATTTTGTTAGATCTAATGTTGCCCAAACTAGATGGCATTAGCCTTTGCAAAAAGCTACGGGAAGCTAAATCTCCAGCACTAATTTTAATGCTAACGGCTAAAGATACTACTGACGATAAAGTAATTGGCTTGGATGCTGGTGCAGATGACTACCTGGTAAAACCATTCAAACTTAAGGAATTAGCAGCTAGAATCAGAGCCTTAGCTCGCAGAAGCCCAGAAACTCAACCCCCGATTTTGAGCTATGGCAACCTCAAGCTCGCTCCGAGTACGGCAGAAGTCACCTATGGAGACAATTTATTGTCTTTAACCCCCAAAGAGTACCTAATCTTAGAATACTTTTTACGCCATCCCCGACAAATTATCACGCGAGCGGTAATTCTCGATCGCCTTTGGGAATTCGATAACTCATCGATGGAAGGTACAATCAAGACCCATATTACTAACCTACGTCGCAAACTAAAAGCTGCTGGAGGTTCGGGTTCTGAGATCGAAACGGTTTATGGCATTGGCTATCGTTTGAGTTCCAATAAATGCTAA
- a CDS encoding metallophosphoesterase: protein MKRRKFLISSLGGLGLVLGGHQYLVARHPLTFKSCSKIASATSTSLWRFAAIADFGTGDANQYLVAKTMSCYGERNPFPLVLMAGDNIYEHGEIEKIDTTFEIPYRELLQQDVKFYAALGNHDIRTNNGEDQIRYAGFNMNGRYYTFTRQPVQFFALDTNSEAPWQEQLDWLERELANAQQPWKVVFGHHQIYASGKRGVARELAEKLIPLLSRYGVQLYINGHEHHYERTKPIEGTTYLTCGIGAKLREVGKSDWTAYSVSRLGFAVVEVYRDRLEILGIGTDGKVFDRGKIALNSI, encoded by the coding sequence TTGAAACGCCGTAAATTTCTCATCTCATCTTTAGGAGGGCTAGGATTAGTCTTAGGAGGTCATCAATATTTAGTCGCTCGGCACCCCTTAACTTTTAAAAGCTGTTCCAAGATCGCCTCGGCAACATCTACATCTTTGTGGCGTTTTGCAGCAATCGCCGATTTCGGTACGGGAGATGCAAACCAGTATCTAGTTGCTAAAACAATGAGTTGTTATGGCGAGCGCAATCCCTTTCCTTTAGTTCTGATGGCAGGAGATAATATTTACGAGCATGGAGAAATAGAAAAAATCGATACAACTTTTGAAATTCCCTATCGAGAACTTCTTCAGCAGGACGTAAAATTTTACGCAGCCCTCGGCAATCATGATATCCGCACCAACAACGGAGAGGATCAAATTCGCTACGCGGGTTTTAATATGAACGGTCGCTACTATACCTTCACCCGCCAACCAGTTCAATTTTTCGCTCTCGATACGAACTCAGAAGCACCTTGGCAAGAGCAATTAGATTGGCTCGAACGAGAATTAGCCAACGCCCAACAGCCTTGGAAAGTGGTTTTCGGACATCATCAAATCTATGCTTCGGGTAAGCGAGGAGTAGCTCGAGAACTAGCTGAAAAATTAATTCCTCTCCTATCTCGCTATGGTGTTCAACTTTATATTAATGGACACGAACATCACTATGAAAGAACCAAACCAATAGAAGGTACGACTTATTTAACCTGCGGTATCGGTGCTAAACTGCGTGAGGTAGGAAAGTCAGATTGGACGGCTTATAGTGTTTCTAGATTGGGTTTTGCCGTCGTGGAAGTATATCGCGACCGCTTAGAAATTTTAGGAATAGGTACTGACGGAAAAGTATTCGATCGCGGTAAAATTGCCCTCAACTCAATTTGA
- a CDS encoding phosphatase PAP2 family protein, which translates to MYPRIASLIATIGFFGLVSCLLIIYVLSELSEEVLEREAFAFDKTILLEIHSFANPTLDRIMLGITHLGDPVTVGTIAGVTLTILWWRRYRTEAKIFIVNCIGGVILSDGLKLAFNKSRPQLWDSLISEETYSYPSGHALGSMVLYGFIANLLAARYPQFVKVIYILATIIIGAIGLSRLYLGVHWPTDVIAGYGVGFLWITLCITMLNLQKLGTKSRKQ; encoded by the coding sequence ATCTATCCCAGAATTGCTTCGTTAATTGCCACCATTGGATTCTTCGGACTAGTTAGCTGCCTGCTGATTATTTACGTCTTGTCCGAACTTTCAGAAGAGGTTTTAGAGCGAGAAGCTTTTGCTTTTGACAAAACGATTCTGCTAGAAATCCATTCCTTTGCTAACCCAACTCTCGATCGCATTATGTTAGGGATTACGCATTTAGGAGATCCAGTTACTGTAGGGACTATTGCGGGAGTTACCCTGACAATACTATGGTGGCGACGTTATCGCACGGAAGCGAAAATTTTTATCGTCAATTGTATCGGAGGGGTCATTCTCAGTGATGGACTAAAGCTGGCTTTTAACAAATCCCGTCCTCAGCTTTGGGATTCGCTAATTTCTGAAGAAACCTATAGTTACCCTAGCGGTCATGCTTTAGGTTCGATGGTACTGTATGGGTTCATCGCTAATTTATTAGCCGCTCGCTATCCTCAGTTTGTCAAGGTTATTTATATCTTGGCAACTATCATCATTGGGGCGATCGGTTTGAGTCGGCTGTATCTGGGTGTTCACTGGCCGACGGATGTAATTGCTGGTTATGGAGTTGGGTTTTTATGGATTACTTTGTGTATTACGATGCTGAATTTACAAAAACTAGGAACTAAAAGTCGTAAACAGTAG
- a CDS encoding cation:proton antiporter: MNTEAIGAIAIFVLLFGSIFRRLEKSVITPPMAYVVYGLLISSAALGLIQSVEIDNEVIRVLAEITLALVLFTDASRIQLKLLRREYNLPLRLLGLGLPITIALGTIFALLLFPSLNIWEAAVLATILTPTDAALERIGMEIAWTISKRLKIECRTQISSRNGGSYTLATVIV, encoded by the coding sequence ATGAATACAGAAGCAATAGGCGCAATCGCTATCTTCGTGCTGCTGTTTGGTTCGATTTTCCGCAGGTTAGAAAAAAGCGTTATTACTCCGCCGATGGCTTATGTTGTCTATGGTTTACTGATTAGTTCTGCTGCTTTAGGGTTAATACAGTCGGTCGAGATCGACAATGAAGTGATTAGAGTTTTAGCCGAAATTACCCTAGCATTAGTTTTATTTACCGATGCGTCACGGATTCAATTAAAACTATTGCGGAGAGAGTATAATCTACCCCTGCGCTTACTCGGTTTGGGTTTACCAATTACAATCGCTTTGGGTACAATATTTGCCCTATTATTATTTCCCTCTTTAAATATTTGGGAGGCTGCGGTACTAGCTACCATTTTGACCCCTACAGATGCAGCACTGGAGCGAATTGGTATGGAGATCGCCTGGACGATAAGCAAGAGACTAAAGATCGAATGCAGAACACAAATCAGTTCCCGAAATGGCGGTTCGTATACCCTGGCGACAGTAATCGTTTGA
- a CDS encoding alpha/beta hydrolase produces the protein MSLVASLGVVSTVLKPKPSLGAERISFSLPVFGEFHLSVDSLEVFANEGKITNEFDFYAKRLDPETLAQLRELLQQQFEISPITIYRLTNTPLGERFLRQMGKVVYTHPERNGIYAIRAAIILAASDSEGLTAINLMRQFPTEEIQLNTKLILSLVKETNNFLAYTDSTVKAIAQIADREIAQPSQVDFDRLPDVRQKIVF, from the coding sequence TTGAGTCTTGTTGCTAGTTTAGGAGTAGTATCCACAGTATTAAAACCTAAGCCCAGCTTAGGAGCAGAACGTATTAGTTTTTCTCTCCCAGTCTTTGGTGAGTTTCACCTTTCTGTAGATTCATTAGAAGTTTTTGCCAATGAGGGAAAGATTACTAATGAATTTGATTTTTATGCCAAACGGTTAGATCCAGAAACTCTAGCCCAACTGCGTGAATTATTACAGCAGCAGTTTGAAATTAGTCCTATTACCATCTATAGGCTAACTAATACTCCTTTGGGCGAACGGTTTCTCAGACAGATGGGAAAAGTAGTTTATACTCATCCCGAACGTAACGGTATTTATGCCATTCGCGCTGCCATAATTTTGGCTGCATCTGACTCGGAAGGTTTGACAGCAATTAATTTGATGCGCCAATTTCCTACCGAAGAGATTCAGCTTAATACCAAGCTAATTTTATCCTTAGTTAAGGAAACAAATAATTTTTTAGCCTATACTGATTCTACTGTTAAAGCCATAGCTCAAATAGCCGATCGAGAAATTGCTCAACCATCTCAGGTCGATTTCGATCGCTTACCAGATGTGCGCCAGAAAATAGTTTTTTAA
- a CDS encoding photosystem II manganese-stabilizing polypeptide: MKNHAIIAYFLALSLTVLTACSNSGDLDKRDLSYDDIVNTGLANSCLTLPDSSRGTIPIEAGKQYAVQDMCIEPRQFFVKEEPVSKRQKAEFIEGKLLTRYTSSLDQIQGTIDTNDDGTLTFTEIDGIDFQPVTILLPGGEEVALLFTVKQFQGTTVASADSINTSTDFEGEFHVPSYRGAVFLDPKGRSFARGYDHAVALPGRADDPKFSNVKEFVSSKGKMSLNITKIDSDTGEIAGVFESEQFSATDLGAGEPQEIKIKGNFYGRITDNA, encoded by the coding sequence ATGAAAAACCATGCAATTATTGCCTACTTCCTTGCTTTAAGTTTGACAGTCCTAACTGCCTGTAGTAATTCTGGTGACTTAGATAAAAGAGACTTAAGCTACGACGACATTGTAAATACAGGACTGGCTAACTCTTGTTTAACATTGCCCGATAGCAGCCGTGGTACGATTCCTATTGAAGCTGGCAAACAATATGCAGTTCAAGATATGTGTATTGAACCCAGACAATTCTTTGTTAAAGAAGAACCTGTCAGTAAGCGTCAAAAAGCCGAGTTTATTGAAGGGAAGCTGTTAACTAGATATACCTCCAGTCTCGACCAGATTCAGGGAACTATTGACACCAACGATGATGGGACTCTAACCTTTACCGAGATTGATGGAATCGATTTTCAACCAGTTACAATTCTTTTGCCTGGTGGCGAAGAGGTTGCTTTGCTGTTTACAGTCAAGCAGTTCCAAGGAACTACTGTAGCTAGTGCCGATAGCATTAATACTTCAACTGACTTTGAAGGTGAATTCCACGTTCCTTCCTATCGCGGAGCAGTATTTCTCGATCCTAAAGGACGTAGTTTTGCTAGAGGTTACGACCACGCTGTAGCCTTACCAGGACGCGCCGACGATCCAAAATTCTCCAACGTTAAAGAGTTTGTTTCTAGCAAAGGTAAAATGTCTTTGAACATCACCAAAATTGATAGCGATACGGGAGAAATTGCTGGAGTATTTGAAAGCGAACAGTTTTCTGCGACAGATTTGGGTGCAGGAGAACCACAAGAAATCAAAATCAAAGGCAACTTCTACGGCAGAATTACAGATAATGCTTAG
- a CDS encoding calcium-binding protein: MENTADNKELEMDSSGFTLEIAIKTYFVDIYNSSADNDTLLINIDGDEDNDALALAGDGKDTLNGGDGDDIFINSMDDDSFHGNDDSEELHGGAGNDFLDSASDEDFLDGGKGNNSIIGGYDNDTLLDASGNDNLTTNNFQN, encoded by the coding sequence ATGGAAAATACAGCAGATAATAAAGAATTAGAAATGGATAGTAGCGGTTTTACTCTTGAAATTGCTATTAAAACTTATTTTGTCGATATCTATAACAGTAGTGCAGACAACGATACTTTACTTATCAATATCGATGGAGATGAAGATAATGATGCTCTAGCATTAGCAGGAGACGGTAAGGATACCCTAAATGGCGGTGACGGGGATGATATCTTTATCAACAGTATGGACGATGACAGTTTTCATGGAAATGATGACAGCGAAGAGCTTCACGGTGGTGCTGGTAATGATTTTCTTGATAGTGCAAGCGACGAAGATTTTCTTGATGGTGGTAAAGGCAACAACAGTATTATTGGTGGATATGACAATGACACCCTTTTAGATGCTTCGGGTAATGATAACTTAACTACTAATAATTTTCAAAATTAA
- a CDS encoding DMT family transporter, producing MRISDIIELLLIAALWSGSFLLMRIAAPVLGPVWLAEMRVLLAGLALLPFLIRSKLWGKARQKLIPLFVVGCINSALPLLLFAFASIFLPVGFTTILDATSPLFGTVVAAVWLREKLTLNRMGGSILGFAGVTILVGMRTFETTPFTLLAIAAGLLAAFSYATAAPYSQRQLSGVPPLVITTVSLLSAAIFLLPVLPFTVPKTIPTPTVMLAVLALALFSTALAYALYYRLIKKVGSTKALTVAYLIPVFGVIWGSTILHEPVTSSIIFGCGLILLGTAIANNLFSHLLQKIN from the coding sequence ATGAGAATTTCTGATATTATCGAACTCCTTTTAATAGCTGCATTGTGGAGTGGTTCGTTCTTATTGATGCGAATTGCTGCGCCCGTATTAGGTCCAGTTTGGTTAGCTGAAATGAGAGTATTATTGGCAGGGTTAGCCTTACTGCCATTTCTCATTCGCTCGAAACTTTGGGGGAAGGCTCGTCAGAAACTAATTCCCTTATTTGTCGTTGGCTGTATTAATTCAGCGTTACCACTATTACTATTCGCTTTTGCATCTATATTTTTACCTGTTGGGTTTACAACTATTTTAGATGCAACATCGCCTCTATTTGGTACGGTGGTAGCTGCTGTTTGGTTGAGAGAAAAATTAACCCTCAATCGAATGGGTGGTTCGATCTTAGGATTTGCTGGAGTCACGATACTGGTGGGAATGAGAACGTTTGAGACAACGCCATTTACTTTATTAGCGATCGCTGCTGGTTTACTGGCTGCATTTTCCTATGCAACTGCTGCGCCCTACAGCCAACGTCAACTATCTGGGGTTCCTCCTCTGGTAATTACAACTGTAAGCTTACTGAGTGCAGCTATATTTCTACTACCAGTCTTACCATTTACAGTACCAAAGACAATTCCTACACCGACTGTTATGCTCGCGGTATTAGCACTTGCTCTATTTTCGACAGCACTGGCATATGCTCTTTATTATCGGCTGATTAAAAAGGTAGGTTCGACAAAAGCATTAACAGTGGCATATCTCATCCCCGTGTTCGGTGTAATTTGGGGTAGTACAATTTTACATGAGCCTGTCACTTCATCAATTATCTTTGGCTGTGGCTTAATTTTATTAGGTACGGCAATCGCCAATAACCTTTTCTCGCACTTGCTCCAAAAAATTAACTAA
- a CDS encoding DUF4278 domain-containing protein yields MKLTYRGRQYEENKQNYLASVYTTKSGIIYRGNSFEVSVNPKFPWIKYIKQLINKPRANAVFDPIAFWYDHKREFLEACWCLDSKELNRCWDLTLQIERNKALKSQQKVKLKYRGVTYYR; encoded by the coding sequence ATGAAACTAACTTATCGCGGAAGACAGTACGAAGAAAATAAACAAAATTATTTAGCATCAGTATATACAACAAAGTCAGGGATTATTTATCGCGGAAATTCTTTTGAAGTAAGTGTTAATCCTAAGTTTCCTTGGATAAAATATATTAAACAGTTAATAAATAAACCTAGAGCGAATGCGGTTTTCGATCCGATCGCCTTTTGGTACGACCATAAACGAGAATTTTTAGAAGCTTGTTGGTGTTTGGACAGTAAAGAACTCAATCGCTGTTGGGATTTAACTTTACAAATTGAGAGAAATAAAGCTCTAAAATCTCAACAGAAAGTAAAACTAAAATATCGTGGGGTTACTTATTATCGTTAA
- a CDS encoding efflux RND transporter periplasmic adaptor subunit: protein MKVKSTIKRRLSPMLIGATLSISFLSTACNSSSDVKADAEANAEPRAIPVRVVELQSDTISDRSLFVGNLEAVKIVEVSPQIQGRIASILVEAGERVEAGQTIMELEPDESAPNYQAALERVNITEDDYQNALKQLDIAKAKRDSAQAEYDLVSKYVPRVQKLAEEGGIAQIRLDETLQKAEAAKNNLISAEQEVSEAEVKVNQAQTNIRQAQAQAESASVSVGYKTVKAPISGIMDDLPVKEGAYVSAGQSVVAKIAQLDNLFLNVRVPSSRANQLEPGLEVDLLDPTSKDKLSTGEITFISPTVDQENQTILARARFNNVTEKLRDGQYVQARLIWVTEPGILVPTGAISRTGGKEFVYQVSETNENGQEVVSLTPVELGDLQDNSYQVVLGLESGDRIAVSNIQKLRDGAPIQPESQTSSSTASE from the coding sequence ATGAAAGTCAAATCGACTATCAAAAGGCGGTTGTCTCCTATGCTAATAGGGGCAACTCTTTCCATTTCATTTTTAAGTACTGCCTGCAATTCTAGTTCCGATGTCAAAGCCGATGCCGAGGCAAATGCTGAACCAAGGGCGATACCCGTTCGAGTAGTAGAATTACAGTCCGATACCATTAGCGATCGCTCATTATTTGTCGGTAACTTAGAAGCGGTGAAAATCGTTGAGGTAAGTCCCCAAATCCAAGGTCGCATTGCCAGCATTCTAGTAGAAGCTGGAGAGCGAGTTGAAGCGGGACAAACGATTATGGAATTAGAACCTGATGAAAGCGCGCCAAACTATCAAGCAGCTTTAGAACGGGTAAATATAACGGAAGACGATTATCAAAACGCTCTCAAACAACTAGATATCGCTAAAGCCAAACGGGATAGCGCCCAAGCTGAATACGACTTGGTTAGTAAATATGTACCGCGAGTCCAGAAGCTAGCCGAAGAAGGAGGAATAGCACAAATTCGCTTAGACGAAACATTACAGAAAGCCGAAGCAGCAAAAAACAATTTAATTAGTGCAGAACAAGAGGTTTCCGAAGCCGAAGTTAAAGTCAATCAGGCACAAACGAATATTCGCCAGGCACAAGCACAGGCAGAGTCAGCTTCGGTGAGTGTGGGTTATAAGACAGTTAAAGCTCCAATATCTGGAATTATGGACGATCTACCCGTGAAAGAGGGAGCTTATGTCAGTGCTGGTCAGTCGGTAGTGGCAAAAATAGCCCAATTAGATAATTTGTTTTTAAATGTTCGAGTCCCTTCGAGTCGGGCAAACCAACTCGAACCAGGTCTGGAAGTAGATTTGCTCGATCCTACTAGCAAAGACAAATTATCTACAGGTGAAATAACCTTTATCTCGCCTACGGTTGACCAAGAGAACCAAACAATTTTGGCAAGAGCGCGTTTTAATAATGTAACGGAAAAATTGCGCGATGGACAATACGTACAGGCGCGTCTGATTTGGGTCACCGAGCCAGGAATTTTAGTTCCCACTGGGGCAATTTCTCGCACGGGAGGAAAGGAATTTGTCTATCAGGTTAGCGAAACAAACGAAAACGGTCAAGAGGTAGTTAGCCTGACCCCCGTAGAGTTGGGAGATCTTCAAGATAATAGTTATCAGGTCGTTTTGGGGCTAGAAAGTGGCGATCGCATCGCCGTCTCA